Proteins encoded in a region of the Pelmatolapia mariae isolate MD_Pm_ZW linkage group LG6, Pm_UMD_F_2, whole genome shotgun sequence genome:
- the pnpla6 gene encoding patatin-like phospholipase domain-containing protein 6 isoform X1, whose amino-acid sequence MGQSTSEQEGQGHSQEDGFDNIKTFVEEELQTSMMVGMVIGAGIAIVLIAILIFFILRRIKLRNLEAQEAPKYRFRKRDKVMFYGRKIMRKVSQSTSSLVGTSSSSRPRLKKKQKMLNIAKKILRFKKEVPTLQAKEPPPSVLEADLTEFDVANSHLPSEVLYMLKNVRVLGHFEKPLFLELCKHMVFLQFQQGEYVFRPGQPDSSIYVVQDGKLELCLTGTDGKENVVKEVYPGDSVHSLLSILDVITGHQKPYRTVSARAAEVSTVLRLPVEAFLSIFEKYPESLVRVVQIIMVRLQRVTVLALHNYLGLTNELFSHEMHPSRLPPQSPHPTRTSPVRHGKRFGSLTVPEEHREAAVKGETPGEQGKDGTVPTLSRTISMPVDIAGVQKSLRSDFDMAYERGRISVSAEESNTPPTYTRSISQEQRERKVTVDEVPSGIYLYPEEEPVVDNIFTPVSNRSSAALFEEGQKEVLKLMRIEDASLLNSRVTLHHAKAGAVLARQGDQDVSLHFVLSGCLHVYQRMIGKQEDVCLFVTHPGEMVGQLAVLTGEPLIFTIKAVRDCTYLKISKSEFYEIMREQPSVVLSAAHTVAIRMSPFVRQMDFAIDWMAVEAGRALYRQDDKSDCTYIVLNGRLRSVIRKANGKKELVGEYGRGELIGVVEALTKQPRATTVHAVRDTELVKLPEGTLNNIKRRYPQVVTRLIHLLGQKILGNLQQGRGPFSGSALSLPSMTTSADVTNPASNLSTVAVLPVCDEVPINAFNLELSHALSAIGPTLLLTSDIIRERLGASALDSIHEYRLSGWLAQQEDINRIVLYQTDNSMTPWTQRCIRQADCILIVGLGDQEPTLGELEQMLENTAVRALKQLVLLHREDGPGPSRTVEWLNMRSWCSGHLHLKCPRRVFSRRGPSKLREVYEKVFEKTADRHSDFSRLARVLTGNSIALVLGGGGARGCSHVGVIKAMEEAGIPIDIVGGTSIGSFIGALYAEERSAVRTKQRAREWSKAMNSVFKTVLDLTYPITSMFSGSAFNTSIYKVFQDKQIEDLWLPYFNVTTDITASAMRVHQDGSLWRYVRASMTLSGYLPPLCDPKDGNLLMDGGYINNLPADIARNTGARTVIAIDVGSQDETDLCNYGDCLSGWWLLWKRINPWAEKVKVPDMAEIQSRLAYVSCVRQLEVVKKSAYCEYIRPPIDRFKTMDFGKFDEIYDVGYQHGKLVFTGWARGDIIENMLKDHRSADYNDSKRTDSYTCPGADFTDLAEIVSRIEPVQTYLAAEAEESDCLTEYEEDGMDTVREEEGEEEEDEAEYPEDHSPGEWGQNGVFQTDEEKSVRQRRKLASDSNTSEVSDC is encoded by the exons ATGGGACAGAGTACCTCCGAACAAGAGGGTCAAGGTCACAGCCAAGAG GACGGGTTTGATAACATCAAGACTTTTGTGGAGGAGGAACTACAAACGAGCATG ATGGTGGGGATGGTAATTGGTGCAGGTATCGCCATAGTCCTCATCGCCATCCTGATCTTCTTCATCTTGCGGAGGATCAAGCTTCGAA ACTTAGAAGCTCAGGAGGCTCCCAAATACCGCTTCCGCAAGAGAGACAAAGTGATGTTCTATGGGCGAAAGATCATGCGTAAA GTCTCCCAGTCTACCTCGTCCCTTGTGGGTACATCCTCTTCTTCACGGCCACGcctaaagaagaagcagaagatgCTCAACATTGCCAAAAA GATCCTGCGCTTTAAGAAGGAGGTTCCCACCCTTCAGGCTAAGGAGCCCCCTCCCTCAGTGCTGGAGGCAGACCTCACTGAATTTGATGTGGCCAATTCCCACCTCCCCTCTGAGGTGCTCTACATGCTTAAAAATGTCCG GGTGCTGGGTCACTTTGAGAAGCCACTCTTCTTGGAGTTGTGCAAACACATGGTGTTTTTGCAGTTCCAACAAGGGGAGTATGTCTTCAGGCCAGGCCAGCCCGACAGCAGCATCTATGTTGTTCAGGATGGAAAACTAGAATTGTGCCTTACTGGAACG GATGGCAAAGAAAATGTGGTGAAAGAGGTTTACCCAGGAGACAGTGTGCATAGCCTCCTGAGCATTCTGGATGTCATCACA GGCCACCAGAAGCCTTATAGAACAGTGTCAGCACGGGCTGCAGAGGTTTCCACTGTTCTCCGTTTGCCTGTAGAAGCCTTCCTGTCTATATTTGAGAAATATCCCGAGAGTCTAGTGCGAGTAGTACAG ATTATCATGGTTCGTCTCCAAAGAGTAACAGTGCTAGCCCTGCACAACTATCTGGGGCTGACCAATGAGCTCTTCAGTCAT GAAATGCATCCCTCACGTCTGCCACCGCAGTCACCCCACCCTACTCGCACCAGTCCTGTACGCCATGGCAAACGCTTTGGCAGCCTGACGGTACCTGAGGAGCACCGAGAAGCAGCTGTTAAAGGTGAAACTCCAG GAGAACAAGGGAAGGATGGAACAGTGCCAACTCTTAGCAGGACAATCTCAATGCCTGTAGACATTGCTG GTGTACAGAAAAGTCTAAGATCAGACTTTGACATGGCGTATGAAAGAGGACGGATTTCTGTCTCGGCAGAGGAAAGCAACACTCCACCCACTTATACTCGG TCCATATCACAGGAACAGCGTGAGAGGAAGGTGACAGTAGATGAAGTTCCTTCAGGAATCTATCTGTATCCAGAGGAAGAGCCAGTTGTGGACAATATTTTTACACCTGTGTCAAATCGATCCAGTGCCGCTCTCTTTGAAGAAGGTCAGAAGGAGGTCCTAAAGCTTATGAGGATTGAG GACGCATCTCTGTTAAACAGCAGAGTGACTCTGCACCATGCAAAAGCAGGAGCTGTGTTAGCAAGACAGGGAGACCAG GACGTGAGTTTGCACTTTGTCCTGTCTGGTTGTCTGCACGTCTACCAGCGGATGATCGGCAAGCAGGAggatgtctgtctgtttgtcacCCATCCGGGAGAGATGGTGGGCCAGCTTGCTGTACTCACTGGAGAACCCCTTATATTTACCATCAAGGCTGTGCGAGACTGTACTTATTTGAAGATCTCAAAGTCTGAATTCTATGA GATCATGAGGGAGCAGCCCAGCGTGGTGCTGAGTGCAGCCCACACGGTTGCAATCCGGATGTCTCCTTTTGTCAGGCAGATGGACTTTGCCATTGATTGGATGGCTGTAGAAGCTGGCAGAGCCCTCTACAG ACAGGATGACAAGTCAGACTGCACCTACATTGTTCTGAATGGACGTCTGCGTTCAGTCATCCGCAAGGCGAATGGCAAGAAAGAACTGGTGGGGGAATATGGTAGAGGAGAACTCATTGGAGTG GTGGAGGCGCTGACCAAACAGCCAAGAGCCACAACGGTCCATGCTGTGAGAGACACTGAGCTGGTTAAACTGCCCGAGGGAACCCTTAACAACATCAAGCGACGATATCCACAG GTGGTGACAAGGTTGATCCACTTGTTGGGTCAGAAGATTCTGGGAAATCTGCAGCAGGGTCGTGGGCCATTCTCTG GTTCAGCCCTCAGTCTTCCCAGTATGACAACAAGTGCTGATGTCACCAACCCAGCAAGCAACCTCTCCACTGTCGCAGTGCTGCCTGTTTGTGATGAAGTGCCAATCAATGCATTCAACCTAGAGCTCAGCCATGCACTTAGTGCCATTG GACCTACATTACTTTTAACCAGTGACATAATTAGAGAACGTCTGGGTGCTTCGGCTTTGGACAG TATCCATGAGTATCGTCTCTCTGGCTGGCTGGCCCAGCAGGAGGACATCAATCGGATTGTCCTCTACCAGACAGACAACAGCATGACCCCATGGACACAGCGCTGCATCCGACAGGCTGACTGCATCCTCATTGTTGGTCTTGGGGACCAGGAACCTACACTAGGagaa TTGGAGCAGATGCTGGAAAACACAGCAGTGCGAGCTTTGAAACAGTTGGTCCTTTTGCACAGAGAAGATGGACCTGGACCTTCCAGGACAGTCGAGTGGCTCAACATGCGCAGCTGGTGCTCAGGGCATCTTCACCTCAAGTGTCCCCGGAGGGTCTTCTCCAGACGAGGTCCCAGCAAACTG AGGGAGGTGTATGAGAAGGTATTTGAGAAAACGGCAGACAGACATAGTGACTTCTCTCGGCTGGCCCGAGTCCTCACCGGAAACAGCATTGCTCTCGTGCTTGGAGGTGGTGGTGCTAG AGGCTGCTCTCATGTGGGTGTAATTAAAGCTATGGAGGAAGCAGGGATTCCTATTGACATAGTGGGTGGGACCTCAATTGGCTCTTTCATCGGTGCCCTTTATGCAGAAGAAAGGAGTGCTGTTAGAACAAAACAGAGAGCAAGAGAGTGGTCTAAG GCAATGAATTCGGTGTTTAAAACAGTTCTGGATCTTACCTATCCCATCACCTCCATGTTCTCTGGCTCTGCCTTTAACACCAGCATCTATAAAGTGTTTCAGGACAAGCAAATAGAG GACCTGTGGCTGCCGTACTTCAACGTCACCACTGACATCACGGCCTCAGCTATGCGTGTTCATCAGGATG GCTCACTGTGGCGCTATGTACGGGCGAGCATGACCCTCTCAGGGTACCTGCCGCCTCTCTGCGACCCCAAAGATGGCAACTTGCTAATGGATGGTGGCTACATCAACAACCTGCCAG CGGACATTGCAAGGAACACGGGTGCCAGAACAGTCATTGCCATCGACGTGGGTAGTCAAGATGAGACTGACTTGTGTAACTATGGCGATTGCCTGTCGGGCTGGTGGTTGCTGTGGAAACGGATCAATCCCTGGGCAGAGAAAGTAAAG GTGCCGGACATGGCAGAGATCCAGTCACGGTTGGCCTATGTGTCGTGCGTGCGACAGTTAGAAGTGGTTAAGAAGAGTGCCTACTGTGAGTACATTAGACCACCCATTGACCGCTTCAAGACCATGGACTTTGGCAAGTTTGATGAGATCTAT GATGTGGGCTATCAGCACGGCAAGTTAGTGTTCACTGGCTGGGCTCGGGGTGACATCATCGAGAACATGCTGAAGGACCATCGTTCAGCCGACTACAATGACAGCAAGAGAACAGAT TCCTACACGTGTCCAGGAGCTGACTTCACTGATCTTGCAGAGATTGTATCGAGGATAGAGCCAGTCCAAACCTACCTTGCTGCAGAAG CGGAGGAGTCGGACTGTCTGACAGAGTATGAGGAAGATGGAATGGACACGGTAAGAGAGGAAgaaggggaggaagaggaggatgaagcAGAGTACCCTGAAGACCACTCTCCTGGGGAGTGGGGACAGAATGGAGTTTTTCAGACG GATGAGGAGAAATCTGTGAGGCAACGTCGGAAACTTGCCAGTGACTCCAACACCTCTGAAGTCTCAGACTGCTGA
- the pnpla6 gene encoding patatin-like phospholipase domain-containing protein 6 isoform X3, translating into MGQSTSEQEGQGHSQEDGFDNIKTFVEEELQTSMMVGMVIGAGIAIVLIAILIFFILRRIKLRNLEAQEAPKYRFRKRDKVMFYGRKIMRKVSQSTSSLVGTSSSSRPRLKKKQKMLNIAKKILRFKKEVPTLQAKEPPPSVLEADLTEFDVANSHLPSEVLYMLKNVRVLGHFEKPLFLELCKHMVFLQFQQGEYVFRPGQPDSSIYVVQDGKLELCLTGTDGKENVVKEVYPGDSVHSLLSILDVITGHQKPYRTVSARAAEVSTVLRLPVEAFLSIFEKYPESLVRVVQIIMVRLQRVTVLALHNYLGLTNELFSHEMHPSRLPPQSPHPTRTSPVRHGKRFGSLTVPEEHREAAVKGEQGKDGTVPTLSRTISMPVDIAGVQKSLRSDFDMAYERGRISVSAEESNTPPTYTRSISQEQRERKVTVDEVPSGIYLYPEEEPVVDNIFTPVSNRSSAALFEEGQKEVLKLMRIEDASLLNSRVTLHHAKAGAVLARQGDQDVSLHFVLSGCLHVYQRMIGKQEDVCLFVTHPGEMVGQLAVLTGEPLIFTIKAVRDCTYLKISKSEFYEIMREQPSVVLSAAHTVAIRMSPFVRQMDFAIDWMAVEAGRALYRQDDKSDCTYIVLNGRLRSVIRKANGKKELVGEYGRGELIGVVEALTKQPRATTVHAVRDTELVKLPEGTLNNIKRRYPQVVTRLIHLLGQKILGNLQQGRGPFSGSALSLPSMTTSADVTNPASNLSTVAVLPVCDEVPINAFNLELSHALSAIGPTLLLTSDIIRERLGASALDSIHEYRLSGWLAQQEDINRIVLYQTDNSMTPWTQRCIRQADCILIVGLGDQEPTLGELEQMLENTAVRALKQLVLLHREDGPGPSRTVEWLNMRSWCSGHLHLKCPRRVFSRRGPSKLREVYEKVFEKTADRHSDFSRLARVLTGNSIALVLGGGGARGCSHVGVIKAMEEAGIPIDIVGGTSIGSFIGALYAEERSAVRTKQRAREWSKAMNSVFKTVLDLTYPITSMFSGSAFNTSIYKVFQDKQIEDLWLPYFNVTTDITASAMRVHQDGSLWRYVRASMTLSGYLPPLCDPKDGNLLMDGGYINNLPADIARNTGARTVIAIDVGSQDETDLCNYGDCLSGWWLLWKRINPWAEKVKVPDMAEIQSRLAYVSCVRQLEVVKKSAYCEYIRPPIDRFKTMDFGKFDEIYDVGYQHGKLVFTGWARGDIIENMLKDHRSADYNDSKRTDSYTCPGADFTDLAEIVSRIEPVQTYLAAEAEESDCLTEYEEDGMDTVREEEGEEEEDEAEYPEDHSPGEWGQNGVFQTDEEKSVRQRRKLASDSNTSEVSDC; encoded by the exons ATGGGACAGAGTACCTCCGAACAAGAGGGTCAAGGTCACAGCCAAGAG GACGGGTTTGATAACATCAAGACTTTTGTGGAGGAGGAACTACAAACGAGCATG ATGGTGGGGATGGTAATTGGTGCAGGTATCGCCATAGTCCTCATCGCCATCCTGATCTTCTTCATCTTGCGGAGGATCAAGCTTCGAA ACTTAGAAGCTCAGGAGGCTCCCAAATACCGCTTCCGCAAGAGAGACAAAGTGATGTTCTATGGGCGAAAGATCATGCGTAAA GTCTCCCAGTCTACCTCGTCCCTTGTGGGTACATCCTCTTCTTCACGGCCACGcctaaagaagaagcagaagatgCTCAACATTGCCAAAAA GATCCTGCGCTTTAAGAAGGAGGTTCCCACCCTTCAGGCTAAGGAGCCCCCTCCCTCAGTGCTGGAGGCAGACCTCACTGAATTTGATGTGGCCAATTCCCACCTCCCCTCTGAGGTGCTCTACATGCTTAAAAATGTCCG GGTGCTGGGTCACTTTGAGAAGCCACTCTTCTTGGAGTTGTGCAAACACATGGTGTTTTTGCAGTTCCAACAAGGGGAGTATGTCTTCAGGCCAGGCCAGCCCGACAGCAGCATCTATGTTGTTCAGGATGGAAAACTAGAATTGTGCCTTACTGGAACG GATGGCAAAGAAAATGTGGTGAAAGAGGTTTACCCAGGAGACAGTGTGCATAGCCTCCTGAGCATTCTGGATGTCATCACA GGCCACCAGAAGCCTTATAGAACAGTGTCAGCACGGGCTGCAGAGGTTTCCACTGTTCTCCGTTTGCCTGTAGAAGCCTTCCTGTCTATATTTGAGAAATATCCCGAGAGTCTAGTGCGAGTAGTACAG ATTATCATGGTTCGTCTCCAAAGAGTAACAGTGCTAGCCCTGCACAACTATCTGGGGCTGACCAATGAGCTCTTCAGTCAT GAAATGCATCCCTCACGTCTGCCACCGCAGTCACCCCACCCTACTCGCACCAGTCCTGTACGCCATGGCAAACGCTTTGGCAGCCTGACGGTACCTGAGGAGCACCGAGAAGCAGCTGTTAAAG GAGAACAAGGGAAGGATGGAACAGTGCCAACTCTTAGCAGGACAATCTCAATGCCTGTAGACATTGCTG GTGTACAGAAAAGTCTAAGATCAGACTTTGACATGGCGTATGAAAGAGGACGGATTTCTGTCTCGGCAGAGGAAAGCAACACTCCACCCACTTATACTCGG TCCATATCACAGGAACAGCGTGAGAGGAAGGTGACAGTAGATGAAGTTCCTTCAGGAATCTATCTGTATCCAGAGGAAGAGCCAGTTGTGGACAATATTTTTACACCTGTGTCAAATCGATCCAGTGCCGCTCTCTTTGAAGAAGGTCAGAAGGAGGTCCTAAAGCTTATGAGGATTGAG GACGCATCTCTGTTAAACAGCAGAGTGACTCTGCACCATGCAAAAGCAGGAGCTGTGTTAGCAAGACAGGGAGACCAG GACGTGAGTTTGCACTTTGTCCTGTCTGGTTGTCTGCACGTCTACCAGCGGATGATCGGCAAGCAGGAggatgtctgtctgtttgtcacCCATCCGGGAGAGATGGTGGGCCAGCTTGCTGTACTCACTGGAGAACCCCTTATATTTACCATCAAGGCTGTGCGAGACTGTACTTATTTGAAGATCTCAAAGTCTGAATTCTATGA GATCATGAGGGAGCAGCCCAGCGTGGTGCTGAGTGCAGCCCACACGGTTGCAATCCGGATGTCTCCTTTTGTCAGGCAGATGGACTTTGCCATTGATTGGATGGCTGTAGAAGCTGGCAGAGCCCTCTACAG ACAGGATGACAAGTCAGACTGCACCTACATTGTTCTGAATGGACGTCTGCGTTCAGTCATCCGCAAGGCGAATGGCAAGAAAGAACTGGTGGGGGAATATGGTAGAGGAGAACTCATTGGAGTG GTGGAGGCGCTGACCAAACAGCCAAGAGCCACAACGGTCCATGCTGTGAGAGACACTGAGCTGGTTAAACTGCCCGAGGGAACCCTTAACAACATCAAGCGACGATATCCACAG GTGGTGACAAGGTTGATCCACTTGTTGGGTCAGAAGATTCTGGGAAATCTGCAGCAGGGTCGTGGGCCATTCTCTG GTTCAGCCCTCAGTCTTCCCAGTATGACAACAAGTGCTGATGTCACCAACCCAGCAAGCAACCTCTCCACTGTCGCAGTGCTGCCTGTTTGTGATGAAGTGCCAATCAATGCATTCAACCTAGAGCTCAGCCATGCACTTAGTGCCATTG GACCTACATTACTTTTAACCAGTGACATAATTAGAGAACGTCTGGGTGCTTCGGCTTTGGACAG TATCCATGAGTATCGTCTCTCTGGCTGGCTGGCCCAGCAGGAGGACATCAATCGGATTGTCCTCTACCAGACAGACAACAGCATGACCCCATGGACACAGCGCTGCATCCGACAGGCTGACTGCATCCTCATTGTTGGTCTTGGGGACCAGGAACCTACACTAGGagaa TTGGAGCAGATGCTGGAAAACACAGCAGTGCGAGCTTTGAAACAGTTGGTCCTTTTGCACAGAGAAGATGGACCTGGACCTTCCAGGACAGTCGAGTGGCTCAACATGCGCAGCTGGTGCTCAGGGCATCTTCACCTCAAGTGTCCCCGGAGGGTCTTCTCCAGACGAGGTCCCAGCAAACTG AGGGAGGTGTATGAGAAGGTATTTGAGAAAACGGCAGACAGACATAGTGACTTCTCTCGGCTGGCCCGAGTCCTCACCGGAAACAGCATTGCTCTCGTGCTTGGAGGTGGTGGTGCTAG AGGCTGCTCTCATGTGGGTGTAATTAAAGCTATGGAGGAAGCAGGGATTCCTATTGACATAGTGGGTGGGACCTCAATTGGCTCTTTCATCGGTGCCCTTTATGCAGAAGAAAGGAGTGCTGTTAGAACAAAACAGAGAGCAAGAGAGTGGTCTAAG GCAATGAATTCGGTGTTTAAAACAGTTCTGGATCTTACCTATCCCATCACCTCCATGTTCTCTGGCTCTGCCTTTAACACCAGCATCTATAAAGTGTTTCAGGACAAGCAAATAGAG GACCTGTGGCTGCCGTACTTCAACGTCACCACTGACATCACGGCCTCAGCTATGCGTGTTCATCAGGATG GCTCACTGTGGCGCTATGTACGGGCGAGCATGACCCTCTCAGGGTACCTGCCGCCTCTCTGCGACCCCAAAGATGGCAACTTGCTAATGGATGGTGGCTACATCAACAACCTGCCAG CGGACATTGCAAGGAACACGGGTGCCAGAACAGTCATTGCCATCGACGTGGGTAGTCAAGATGAGACTGACTTGTGTAACTATGGCGATTGCCTGTCGGGCTGGTGGTTGCTGTGGAAACGGATCAATCCCTGGGCAGAGAAAGTAAAG GTGCCGGACATGGCAGAGATCCAGTCACGGTTGGCCTATGTGTCGTGCGTGCGACAGTTAGAAGTGGTTAAGAAGAGTGCCTACTGTGAGTACATTAGACCACCCATTGACCGCTTCAAGACCATGGACTTTGGCAAGTTTGATGAGATCTAT GATGTGGGCTATCAGCACGGCAAGTTAGTGTTCACTGGCTGGGCTCGGGGTGACATCATCGAGAACATGCTGAAGGACCATCGTTCAGCCGACTACAATGACAGCAAGAGAACAGAT TCCTACACGTGTCCAGGAGCTGACTTCACTGATCTTGCAGAGATTGTATCGAGGATAGAGCCAGTCCAAACCTACCTTGCTGCAGAAG CGGAGGAGTCGGACTGTCTGACAGAGTATGAGGAAGATGGAATGGACACGGTAAGAGAGGAAgaaggggaggaagaggaggatgaagcAGAGTACCCTGAAGACCACTCTCCTGGGGAGTGGGGACAGAATGGAGTTTTTCAGACG GATGAGGAGAAATCTGTGAGGCAACGTCGGAAACTTGCCAGTGACTCCAACACCTCTGAAGTCTCAGACTGCTGA